The Corynebacterium simulans genome contains a region encoding:
- a CDS encoding NAD kinase, translated as MKREILLVPHASRADNLESTIRAAEILQEAGITVRVSAPEHVLPELQHVEHTPAAAAGCELVLVLGGDGTFLRAADMARAVDVPVLGINLGHVGFLAQWEAESLERALVRVIDCDYEVEDRLTLDVEVTDRSGKLIERGWALNEASIENLNRSGVLDAILEIDGRPVSSFGCDGVLISTPTGSTAYAFSAGGPVLWPSLDALLVVPNNAHALFTKPMVVSPLSKVAVESASATSPAIVILDGFREIAMPPGSRVEAVRGAHPVKWVRLDDQPFTDRLVSKLRLPVHGWRGPQS; from the coding sequence GTGAAGCGCGAAATTCTGCTTGTCCCGCACGCCAGCCGTGCAGACAACCTCGAGTCCACTATCCGCGCTGCTGAGATTCTCCAGGAGGCCGGCATCACGGTCCGCGTCAGCGCGCCGGAACACGTGCTGCCGGAGCTGCAGCACGTTGAGCACACCCCGGCTGCGGCGGCAGGCTGCGAGCTCGTCCTCGTCCTAGGCGGCGATGGCACCTTCCTGCGTGCTGCCGACATGGCTCGCGCAGTCGATGTCCCGGTGTTGGGCATCAACCTGGGCCACGTGGGCTTCCTCGCGCAATGGGAAGCGGAATCCTTGGAGCGCGCGCTCGTGCGCGTTATTGATTGCGACTACGAGGTAGAGGACCGCCTTACTCTCGACGTCGAGGTCACTGACCGCTCTGGCAAGCTCATCGAGCGCGGTTGGGCACTCAACGAGGCCTCCATTGAAAACCTCAACCGTTCCGGTGTGCTGGACGCCATCTTGGAAATCGATGGCCGCCCTGTTTCTTCCTTTGGCTGCGACGGCGTGCTAATTTCCACGCCTACCGGATCTACCGCCTATGCATTCTCCGCTGGCGGACCCGTGCTATGGCCGTCGTTGGACGCCCTCCTCGTGGTTCCAAATAACGCCCACGCCTTGTTCACGAAGCCGATGGTGGTCTCTCCTCTGTCCAAGGTCGCGGTAGAGTCGGCCTCGGCTACCTCTCCGGCAATCGTCATCTTGGATGGTTTCCGCGAAATCGCGATGCCGCCTGGTTCGCGTGTGGAGGCGGTGCGCGGTGCGCATCCGGTCAAGTGGGTGCGCCTGGATGACCAACCCTTTACGGATAGGTTGGTATCTAAGCTCCGATTGCCAGTGCACGGCTGGCGCGGCCCGCAAAGCTAG